A genome region from Eurosta solidaginis isolate ZX-2024a chromosome 2, ASM4086904v1, whole genome shotgun sequence includes the following:
- the Dh31 gene encoding diuretic hormone class 2 — MMSNKVLCCVLAAVAVCLALCLSTSDAAPYPRYQSNGYYNELEEVPDDILMELMARFGQTIMRARNDLENSKRTVDFGLARGYSGTQEAKHRMGLAAANFPGGPGRRRRSETQV, encoded by the exons ATGATGTCAAATAAAGTATTATGCTGTGTTTTGGCTGCTGTCGCTGTCTGCTTGGCGTTATGTTTGTCGACGTCAGATGCTGCGCCATATCCCAGGTA TCAAAGCAATGGCTACTACAACGAGCTGGAGGAAGTGCCCGATGATATATTAATGGAGCTGATGGCTCGTTTTGGACAAACTATTATGAGAGCACGCAACGATCTGGAAAA CTCTAAACGGACCGTAGATTTTGGCTTGGCGCGTGGCTACTCTGGAACGCAAGAGGCGAAACATCGTATGGGTCTAGCTGCAGCTAATTTCCCTGGAGGACCTGGAAGGAGGCGACGATCTGAAACTCAGGTTTAA